The Aythya fuligula isolate bAytFul2 chromosome 2, bAytFul2.pri, whole genome shotgun sequence genome contains a region encoding:
- the JMJD4 gene encoding 2-oxoglutarate and iron-dependent oxygenase JMJD4 has translation MDRATFACSTAFFRDYSSSSQSAFCLPAGHVDFIDKVESFTYSDFFRDYLIPNHPCVFSAKFTDGWGSRRNWVTWDGKPDFDYLLQKFGDAIVPVANCDVKEYNSNPKEQLPFKEYINYWKEYIKNDYRSSRGCLYLKDWHLSRAFPEQDVYTTPVYFSSDWLNEYWDAIAVDDYRFVYMGPKGSWTPFHADVFRSYSWSANICGRKKWLLYPPGQEDYLKDRHGNLPFDVTAPGLQDKSVYPRYNQSQPPVEVVQEAGEIVFIPSGWHHQVYNLEDTISINHNWVNGCNVAIMWCFLQDELAAVQREINEWKDPMDDWHLQCQLIMKSCTGIDYKEFYNFLKVIAENRISILENGLDDEASAKNTPKAAISTLGMLHAVFDLKRTVKVLTSLSANEDFKKLDLTSLSPPPEALLHHLKAAIDTALL, from the exons ATGGACAGGGCAACATTTGCCTGCTCCACTGCCTTTTTCCGTGACTACAGCAGCTCGTCTCAGAGCGCATTCTGCCTCCCCGCGGGACACGTTGACTTTATTGATAAAGTAGAATCGTTCACGTACTCAGACTTCTTCCGCGATTACCTGATTCCCAACCATCCCTGtgttttctcagcaaaattCACTGatggctggggcagcaggagaaacTGGGTTACGTGGGATGGAAAGCCTGATTTTGATTACCTGCTGCAGAAGTTTG GAGATGCTATAGTACCTGTTGCCAACTGTGATGTCAAGGAGTACAATTCGAACCCAAAGGAGCAGCTCCCCTTCAAGGAGTACATAAATTACTGGAAAGAGTACATTAAAAATGACTACCGCTCATCCCGAGGGTGCCTTTACCTGAAGGACTGGCACCTGAGCAG AGCTTTCCCAGAGCAAGATGTTTATACAACACCCGTGTATTTCTCATCTGACTGGCTGAATGAGTACTGGGATGCCATAGCTGTGGATGACTACCGGTTTGTCTACATGGGACCTAAAGGTTCATG GACTCCATTCCACGCTGATGTCTTCCGTTCCTATAGCTGGTCAGCCAATATATGCGGGAGGAAGAAATGGCTGCTCTACCCACCAGGTCAGGAGGACTACCTGAAAGATCGCCACGGCAACTTGCCCTTCGATGTCACTGCGCCTGGTCTTCAGGACAAGAGTGTTTACCCTCGCTACAACCAAAGCCAACCCCCTGTAGAAGTCGTGCAGGAAGCAGGGGAGATAGTCTTCATCCCCAGTGGATGGCACCATCAAGTTTACAACCTG GAGGATACCATCTCCATTAACCACAACTGGGTGAACGGCTGCAACGTAGCTATAATGTGGTGCTTCCTGCAGGATGAATTAGCAGCTGTCCAGCGGGAAATCAATGAGTGGAAGGACCCTATGGATGATTGGCACTTACAATGTCAG CTGATCATGAAATCTTGTACGGGTATAGACTACAAGGAGTTCTACAACTTCCTCAAAGTTATTGCAGAGAATAGGATTTCTATCTTGGAAAATGGCCTGGATGACGAAGCTTCAGCAAAAAACACTCCAAAAGCTGCCATTTCCACCTTGGGCATGCTCCATGCAGTGTTTGATTTAAAGAGGACTGTGAAGGTGTTAACATCATTGAGTGCTAATGAAGATTTCAAGAAACTAGACCTGACATCACTTTCTCCACCTCCGGAGGCACTGCTCCACCACTTGAAAGCAGCAATAGATACAGCGCTACTCTAA